One part of the Symphalangus syndactylus isolate Jambi chromosome 1, NHGRI_mSymSyn1-v2.1_pri, whole genome shotgun sequence genome encodes these proteins:
- the LOC129490091 gene encoding olfactory receptor 5G9-like, protein MANENYTKVTEFIFTGLNYNPQLQVFLFLLFLTFYVINVTGNLGMIVLIRMDSRLHTPMYFFLSHLSFVDICFSSVVSPKMLTDFFVKRKAISFLGCALQQWFFGFFVAAECFLLASMAYDRYVAICNPLLYSVAMSQRLCIQLVVGPYVIGLMNTMTHTTNAFRLPFCGPNVINHFFCDMSPLLSLVCADTRLNKLAVFIMGGAVGVFSGLTILISYIYILMAILRIRSADGRCKTFSTCSSHLTAVFILYGTLFFIYVRPSASFSLDLNKVVFYTAVIPMLNPLIYSLRNKEVKDAIHRTVTQRKFCKA, encoded by the coding sequence ATGGccaatgaaaactacacaaaGGTCACCGAATTCATTTTCACAGGCTTGAATTACAATCCTCAGTTGCAGGTCTTCCTCTTCCTACTCTTTCTGACTTTCTATGTCATCAATGTAACTGGAAACTTGGGAATGATTGTCCTCATCCGAATGGATTCCCGCCTTCACACACCCATGTACTTTTTCCTCAGCCATCTGTCCTTTGTGGACATCTGCTTCTCCTCAGTCGTCAGCCCCAAGATGCTCACTGACTTCTTTGTGAAGAGGAAAGCCATTTCTTTCCTTGGCTGTGCTTTGCAGCAGTGGTTCTTTGGGTTCTTTGTGGCAGCAGAGTGTTTCCTCTTGGCGTCCATGGCCTATGACCGCTACGTGGCCATCTGTAACCCATTGTTATACTCAGTTGCTATGTCCCAGAGGCTCTGCATCCAGCTAGTGGTGGGTCCCTATGTCATTGGACTCATGAACACCATGACTCACACAACAAATGCATTTCGTCTCCCTTTTTGTGGCCCTAATGTCATCAATCATTTCTTCTGTGATATGTCCCCCTTACTTTCCCTTGTATGTGCTGATACCAGGCTCAATAAGTTGGCAGTTTTCATCATGGGTGGAGCTGTGGGAGTCTTCAGTGGTCTGACTATCCTGATCTCCTACATTTACATCCTCATGGCCATCCTGAGGATCCGCTCTGCTGATGGGAGGTGCAAAACCTTTTCTACTTGCTCTTCTCACCTGACAGCTGTTTTCATCCTGTATGGTAcccttttctttatttatgtACGTCCTAGTGCAAGTTTCTCCCTGGATCTCAATAAGGTGGTGTTTTACACAGCAGTGATTCCTATGTTGAACCCACTTATCTACAGCTTGAGAAACAAGGAAGTCAAAGATGCCATCCACAGGACTGTCACTCAGAGGAAGTTTTGCAAGGCCTAA